The following proteins are co-located in the Hyalangium minutum genome:
- a CDS encoding response regulator, with translation MSPARVLVVDDEESMRVTLAANLELEGHEVVEAPTGEEALRVVRQRPVDVVLADIRMPGLHGVELARHLRREQPGLPVVLMTAFAQENLVEDALAEGVFTVLHKPFDVAHLLRTLRRAALVPEVLVVDDSQDVAEATVEGLRLCGIRAQAAYDGDEALERMRTGKIDVCVVDLVMPGMTGAQVVERLRGSGQPVAFIAVSGHEVPEMMRQVAALGDVACMRKPISIRELAQTIARTRGRALARS, from the coding sequence GTGAGCCCGGCGCGCGTCCTGGTGGTGGATGACGAGGAGTCGATGCGGGTGACGCTCGCCGCCAACCTCGAGCTGGAGGGCCACGAGGTGGTGGAGGCCCCCACGGGCGAGGAGGCGCTGCGGGTGGTGCGCCAGCGGCCGGTGGACGTGGTGCTGGCGGACATCCGCATGCCGGGGCTGCACGGCGTGGAGCTGGCCCGCCACCTGCGGCGCGAGCAGCCCGGGTTGCCCGTGGTGCTGATGACGGCGTTCGCCCAGGAGAACCTGGTGGAGGACGCGCTGGCCGAGGGCGTCTTCACCGTGCTCCACAAGCCGTTCGACGTGGCGCACCTGTTGAGGACGCTGCGCCGCGCGGCACTCGTACCCGAGGTGTTGGTGGTGGATGACTCGCAGGACGTGGCGGAGGCGACGGTGGAGGGGCTACGCCTCTGCGGCATCCGGGCGCAGGCGGCGTACGACGGGGACGAGGCGCTGGAGCGCATGCGCACCGGGAAGATCGATGTCTGCGTGGTGGACTTGGTGATGCCGGGGATGACGGGCGCGCAGGTGGTGGAGCGGCTGAGGGGTTCGGGTCAGCCCGTGGCGTTCATCGCGGTGTCCGGGCACGAAGTCCCCGAGATGATGCGGCAGGTGGCAGCACTGGGGGATGTCGCCTGCATGCGCAAGCCCATCTCCATCCGGGAGCTGGCACAGACGATTGCACGGACCCGTGGCCGGGCCCTGGCGAGGAGCTGA
- a CDS encoding terpene synthase family protein has translation MPLDKHSPLAVEFDLGNVAQVRLEGHLHLLNAPGHGWPHPVSSPADVARAEQECITWALRKGLIREGEPYFHKFGQTQLAALAACTLPQLPVHRTKWFIYLQAFFFTLDDALDNMIDLRAGAQYLPYSQLQKTFGLFMSMLTGEVPSALSPPASEFPLLESFCEALRDIRELGLETDMPLAWFIASMANYFDAVAWEHGAHTETGYMPTVSTYMHNREQTITYVQSVEAFLAIQRIRLSREHREMHPVKLLLTNTCRHIILVNDVFSLAKELACGELDNVLLLDRGQDREALLRRFKSLLDRLNSLAADITYIALKLRESFPEDRHMLGFVDTLLYNVNGHVAWYAASRRYGHFVRPPALAGIPSLAAAH, from the coding sequence ATGCCTCTCGACAAGCACTCCCCGCTGGCTGTTGAGTTTGACCTCGGAAACGTCGCGCAGGTGCGCCTGGAGGGGCACCTGCACCTCTTGAATGCGCCCGGCCATGGGTGGCCGCACCCCGTGTCTTCGCCCGCGGATGTCGCCCGAGCGGAGCAGGAGTGCATCACCTGGGCGCTGCGGAAGGGACTCATTCGAGAGGGCGAGCCGTACTTCCACAAGTTCGGCCAGACGCAGCTGGCGGCGCTGGCGGCGTGCACGCTGCCGCAGCTGCCCGTCCACCGCACCAAGTGGTTCATCTACCTGCAGGCGTTCTTCTTCACGCTGGATGACGCGCTGGACAACATGATTGACCTGCGCGCGGGCGCGCAATACCTGCCCTACAGCCAGCTCCAGAAGACGTTCGGGCTCTTCATGAGCATGCTCACCGGCGAGGTGCCGAGCGCGCTGAGCCCTCCGGCCTCCGAGTTCCCGCTGCTCGAGTCGTTCTGCGAGGCGCTGCGGGACATCCGCGAGCTGGGCCTGGAGACGGACATGCCGCTGGCCTGGTTCATCGCCAGCATGGCGAACTACTTCGACGCGGTGGCCTGGGAGCATGGCGCGCATACGGAGACCGGGTACATGCCCACGGTGTCCACGTACATGCACAACCGGGAGCAGACCATCACCTATGTGCAGTCAGTCGAGGCGTTCCTCGCCATCCAGCGCATCCGCCTGAGCCGCGAGCACCGCGAGATGCACCCCGTGAAGCTGCTGCTCACCAACACCTGCCGGCACATCATCCTCGTCAATGATGTGTTCTCGCTGGCCAAGGAGCTGGCGTGCGGCGAGCTGGACAACGTGCTGCTGCTCGACCGGGGGCAGGACCGCGAGGCCTTGCTGCGCCGCTTCAAGTCGCTGCTCGACCGGCTCAACTCCCTGGCCGCGGACATCACCTATATCGCGCTCAAGCTCCGGGAGTCCTTCCCGGAGGACCGCCACATGCTCGGGTTCGTCGACACGCTGCTCTACAACGTGAACGGACACGTGGCCTGGTACGCCGCGAGCCGCAGGTATGGCCACTTCGTACGGCCTCCGGCGCTGGCGGGCATCCCGTCCCTGGCCGCCGCGCACTGA
- a CDS encoding response regulator, giving the protein MENSGTPHRSVLLVEDDPANWLTLSAVLEEAGFTVAVAESLPQAGQLLEGQPRYDAVLMDWSLGDGDARELIPLVRRRVPAAKIVLVSGQGRAAPPVQVDAVFHKGAHVDELLACLERLLSPGRG; this is encoded by the coding sequence ATGGAGAACTCGGGGACACCGCACCGGAGCGTGCTGCTGGTGGAGGACGACCCAGCCAACTGGCTGACGCTCTCCGCAGTGCTGGAGGAGGCGGGCTTCACCGTGGCCGTCGCGGAGTCGCTGCCCCAGGCGGGCCAGCTCCTGGAGGGACAGCCGCGCTACGACGCCGTCCTGATGGACTGGAGCCTCGGGGATGGGGACGCGCGGGAGCTGATTCCGTTGGTGCGCCGCCGGGTGCCCGCGGCGAAGATCGTCCTCGTCTCCGGCCAGGGCCGCGCCGCGCCGCCCGTGCAGGTGGATGCCGTGTTCCACAAGGGCGCACACGTGGACGAGCTGCTGGCGTGCCTGGAGCGGCTGCTGAGCCCCGGGCGGGGCTGA
- a CDS encoding serine/threonine-protein kinase PknK, giving the protein MKGVPRTLEPGTPVGAYVIEDVLSSGGFGVVYRARGPEQRQVAIKVSKHSARNITAQQLVWQQNEIEALARLRHPALVEVLGYGFLEDGRLYLVMELVHGVVLGNYLQERGSLEVLEALQLTRRIAEALAYCHDSKVLHLDLKPANIIITDPVEPKVKVLDFGLARLSGGFRTHEGGPMAGTLAYMAPECFFGTGEFSEKADLFSLGTLLYEMLACILPFPTNASYAALGSLKRAGKMTPLEQVAPLVPPPVAALVRSLLAPDVAHRFGGASQLASRLKGLYFELLHGNTSDWAPPPLPPEMVSSDNAPFVGRAREVALLREAVDSVGDRQGRALMVVGEAGIGKSRLISEVLLSPEVSARVLVTYGRCRQLGELVPCSPLREALGQLVEVLLGIRSEPGHRVRHLAGQALAGEAQELRRLVPELSRLLPEGAERDTEGVLVQGLGPERVGKALMHLLTAVGTARPMVLVLEDVHSADEGTLAVLSRISAAPPPGVLLLATTRPPPRLAQTGELEMLTLDALSSLENGQLLAQLAGGASPAVVKALVQAVPFLASGNPLVAAQIIRDLQLGNYLSREADGRVRLSDRLSGEYRPPDSVSTVVGRALERLDERVLKVLRVAALFDRRFRLSDLEALGLFSPLEVHTAITEAEEARLLVVAGDRCTFAHDTLRERLAADGRLENVQDIHRRIGERLQQRKAPPGTQGYHWEKAGQPVRAASAYLEAGLEADRLLDPIGANQHLRKAFTVASAQPPSAERDEVLVRSLYWLVRIGCLLGSAVEMLRYLEQGQALLQDPTMEQQAALNSSWAGAYYAQGNFPKALEYSELCLEAAMEPNLRSYLHAPLSIMGRALSGWGRFGPSISMLTEVAQQSAEAGEYVEQTHAEGMLALGLAYGGEFKRAREYAASAARIALRLGNPVRMAASTFCYAAIAEAEFRWDEGVQRSAELLAFTEAHHITGLYLCMGTAYAGRHQFHVGQLDRARHLLVHALGLARQQGTTHGLCLSYAYLGDVEFVAGRHIEAKAAYEKGLELASAGATDEQAGPLSLIGLAHLQALAGGPIEEVWAKGDEALMRLRAVENLSNSIPSLQRYAEALEELGDVAGAARIYEERQVLVKRLGLTECDFWPRPSPKVERLPPREYWRKASSRLSSSGLRAVKPEDFNAETVVRAAAPGGGDDGKKG; this is encoded by the coding sequence GTGAAGGGTGTCCCCCGTACGCTCGAACCGGGGACGCCGGTGGGGGCGTATGTCATCGAGGACGTGCTCAGCTCGGGCGGCTTCGGCGTGGTGTACCGCGCGCGCGGCCCGGAGCAGCGGCAGGTCGCCATCAAGGTCAGCAAGCACTCCGCCCGCAACATCACCGCGCAGCAGCTCGTCTGGCAGCAGAACGAGATTGAGGCGCTGGCGCGGCTGCGGCACCCCGCGCTGGTGGAGGTGCTCGGCTACGGCTTCCTGGAGGATGGGCGGCTCTATCTGGTGATGGAGCTGGTGCACGGGGTGGTGCTGGGGAACTACCTTCAGGAGCGCGGCTCGCTGGAAGTGCTGGAGGCCCTGCAACTGACGCGCCGCATCGCCGAGGCGCTGGCCTACTGCCACGACTCCAAGGTCCTCCACCTGGACCTCAAGCCGGCCAACATCATTATTACGGACCCCGTGGAGCCGAAGGTGAAGGTGCTGGACTTCGGCCTGGCCCGGCTGTCCGGCGGCTTCCGGACGCACGAGGGGGGGCCCATGGCCGGGACGCTGGCCTACATGGCCCCCGAGTGCTTCTTCGGCACGGGCGAGTTCTCCGAGAAGGCGGACCTCTTCTCCCTGGGGACGCTGCTGTACGAGATGCTCGCGTGCATCCTGCCGTTCCCCACCAACGCCTCGTACGCGGCGCTGGGCTCGCTCAAGCGGGCGGGGAAGATGACGCCGCTGGAGCAGGTGGCGCCCTTGGTGCCTCCCCCGGTGGCGGCGCTGGTGCGCTCCCTGCTGGCGCCGGACGTGGCGCACCGGTTTGGCGGCGCGAGCCAGCTGGCCAGCCGCCTGAAGGGGCTCTACTTCGAGCTGCTCCACGGCAACACCAGCGACTGGGCGCCGCCTCCCCTGCCTCCGGAGATGGTCTCCTCGGACAATGCGCCGTTCGTCGGCCGCGCTCGCGAGGTGGCCCTGCTGCGCGAGGCGGTGGACTCGGTGGGAGATCGCCAGGGCCGCGCGCTCATGGTGGTGGGCGAGGCCGGCATTGGGAAGAGCCGCCTCATCTCCGAGGTGCTGCTCTCGCCCGAGGTGAGCGCCCGGGTGCTGGTGACGTACGGCCGCTGCCGGCAGCTGGGCGAGCTGGTGCCGTGCTCTCCGCTGCGCGAGGCGCTGGGGCAGCTGGTGGAGGTGCTGCTGGGCATCCGCAGCGAGCCTGGGCACCGGGTGCGCCATCTGGCGGGGCAGGCGCTCGCGGGCGAGGCCCAGGAGCTGCGGCGGCTGGTGCCGGAGCTGAGCCGCCTGCTGCCGGAGGGCGCCGAGCGCGACACCGAGGGCGTGCTCGTCCAGGGGCTCGGGCCGGAGCGGGTGGGCAAGGCGCTGATGCACCTGCTCACCGCCGTTGGTACCGCGCGGCCGATGGTGCTGGTGCTGGAGGATGTGCACTCGGCGGACGAGGGCACCCTGGCCGTGCTCTCGCGGATCAGCGCCGCCCCTCCTCCCGGTGTGCTGCTGCTGGCGACCACCCGGCCGCCGCCGCGCCTGGCGCAGACCGGCGAGCTGGAGATGCTCACCCTGGATGCGCTCAGCTCTCTGGAGAACGGCCAGCTCCTGGCGCAGCTTGCGGGGGGCGCCAGCCCGGCCGTGGTGAAGGCCCTGGTCCAGGCCGTGCCGTTCCTGGCCAGTGGCAACCCGCTGGTCGCCGCGCAGATCATTCGAGACTTGCAGCTGGGGAACTACCTCAGCCGGGAGGCGGATGGGCGTGTCCGGTTGTCAGACCGGTTGAGTGGGGAGTACCGGCCTCCGGACTCCGTCTCCACGGTGGTGGGGCGCGCGCTGGAGCGGCTGGACGAGCGGGTGCTGAAGGTCCTGCGGGTGGCCGCGCTCTTCGACCGGCGGTTCCGGCTGTCGGACCTGGAGGCGCTGGGGCTGTTCTCTCCTCTAGAGGTGCACACCGCCATCACCGAGGCGGAGGAGGCGCGGCTGCTGGTGGTGGCGGGGGACCGGTGCACCTTCGCGCATGACACGCTGCGCGAGCGGCTGGCGGCGGATGGGCGGCTGGAGAACGTGCAGGACATCCACCGGCGCATCGGCGAGCGGCTGCAGCAGCGCAAGGCCCCGCCGGGGACGCAGGGCTACCACTGGGAGAAGGCGGGCCAGCCGGTGCGGGCGGCCAGTGCGTACCTGGAGGCAGGGCTGGAGGCGGACCGGTTGTTGGACCCCATCGGCGCCAACCAGCACCTGCGCAAGGCGTTCACCGTGGCCAGTGCTCAGCCTCCCTCGGCCGAGCGGGATGAGGTGCTGGTGCGCTCCTTGTATTGGCTGGTGCGCATCGGGTGCTTGCTGGGCAGTGCGGTGGAGATGCTCCGGTACCTGGAGCAGGGGCAGGCGCTGCTGCAGGACCCCACGATGGAGCAGCAGGCGGCGCTCAACAGCTCGTGGGCGGGCGCGTACTACGCGCAGGGCAACTTCCCGAAGGCGCTGGAGTACAGCGAGCTGTGCTTGGAGGCGGCCATGGAGCCGAACCTGCGCTCCTACCTCCATGCTCCGTTGAGCATCATGGGGAGAGCGCTGTCGGGGTGGGGGCGGTTCGGGCCCTCCATCTCCATGCTCACGGAGGTGGCGCAGCAGTCGGCGGAGGCGGGGGAGTATGTGGAGCAGACGCACGCCGAGGGGATGCTCGCGTTGGGGCTGGCATATGGCGGCGAGTTCAAGCGGGCCCGGGAGTACGCGGCGTCGGCGGCGCGCATTGCCTTGAGGCTGGGCAACCCGGTGCGGATGGCGGCTTCCACCTTCTGTTACGCGGCCATCGCAGAGGCGGAGTTCCGCTGGGACGAGGGGGTGCAGCGCAGCGCGGAGCTGCTCGCCTTCACCGAGGCCCACCATATTACGGGGCTGTACCTGTGCATGGGCACGGCCTACGCGGGGCGGCACCAGTTCCATGTGGGGCAGCTGGATCGGGCGCGGCACCTGCTGGTGCATGCGCTGGGGCTGGCGCGGCAGCAGGGCACCACCCATGGGCTGTGTCTGTCCTACGCGTACCTGGGGGATGTGGAGTTCGTGGCGGGCCGGCACATCGAGGCGAAGGCCGCGTACGAGAAGGGGCTGGAGCTGGCGAGCGCCGGGGCGACGGATGAGCAGGCCGGGCCGCTGTCCCTCATCGGACTGGCGCACCTGCAGGCGCTCGCTGGAGGTCCTATAGAGGAGGTGTGGGCGAAGGGGGATGAGGCGCTGATGCGGCTGCGGGCGGTGGAGAACCTGAGCAACTCGATTCCCTCGCTGCAGCGGTACGCGGAGGCGCTGGAGGAACTGGGGGATGTGGCGGGGGCGGCGCGGATCTACGAGGAGCGGCAGGTGCTGGTGAAGCGGCTGGGGCTGACCGAGTGTGACTTCTGGCCGCGGCCAAGCCCCAAGGTGGAGCGGCTGCCGCCGCGCGAGTACTGGCGCAAGGCGAGCTCGCGGCTGTCCTCGTCGGGCCTCCGAGCGGTGAAGCCCGAGGACTTCAACGCGGAGACGGTGGTGCGCGCCGCTGCCCCGGGCGGGGGCGATGACGGGAAGAAGGGCTGA
- a CDS encoding ATP-binding protein encodes MDEQTPGLEARERAAVAEVVTAVLRHDLRNRFSSIRNASYYLMRQAQKTELWKTDPRMETFFQLIDRELVSAEEVLSTRGLPVPDEDSTRLRLCDVAQEALARAGVPSLVRVESTWQERALVQADTARLTLLIRCLVENAVEAMPRGGLLSMRTLRTDEGRVVLEVSDTGSGVPEELRTRVFEPFMTTKAGHAGLGLCIVQRLALRCRAWVELKPAEPVGTRVQVSFPIADEAGAARST; translated from the coding sequence ATGGACGAGCAAACCCCTGGGCTGGAGGCCCGCGAGCGTGCGGCAGTGGCCGAGGTGGTCACGGCCGTGCTGCGGCATGACCTGCGCAACCGCTTCTCCAGCATCCGCAACGCTTCCTATTACCTGATGCGCCAGGCGCAGAAGACGGAGCTGTGGAAGACGGATCCGCGGATGGAGACGTTCTTCCAGCTCATTGACCGCGAGCTGGTCTCCGCCGAGGAGGTGCTGTCCACACGGGGCCTGCCGGTGCCCGACGAGGACAGCACCCGGCTGCGGCTGTGTGACGTGGCGCAAGAGGCGCTGGCGCGTGCGGGGGTGCCCTCCCTCGTGCGGGTGGAGAGCACCTGGCAGGAGCGGGCCCTGGTGCAGGCGGACACGGCGCGCCTCACGCTGCTCATCCGCTGCCTGGTGGAGAACGCCGTGGAGGCGATGCCGCGCGGAGGCCTGCTCTCGATGCGCACGCTGCGGACGGACGAGGGCCGCGTTGTCTTGGAGGTGAGCGACACCGGATCGGGCGTCCCCGAGGAGCTCCGGACGCGGGTGTTCGAGCCCTTCATGACGACGAAGGCGGGGCACGCGGGCCTGGGGCTGTGCATCGTCCAGCGGCTGGCGCTGCGCTGCCGCGCGTGGGTGGAGCTGAAGCCCGCCGAGCCGGTGGGCACGCGGGTCCAGGTCTCCTTCCCCATCGCCGACGAGGCCGGCGCCGCCCGCAGTACCTGA
- a CDS encoding c-type cytochrome, with product MHMNRQWIVSLLACLFLAACFPKAGTVPGPLSSAGLESAQARWPGTSAEELEQGRQLFLNHCNSCHSYPDRTAYSEAEWPGLARRMGKKADLKEAESELVLRFILANRSEPAAAPEAPAAR from the coding sequence ATGCACATGAATCGACAGTGGATCGTGTCCCTCCTGGCCTGCCTCTTCCTCGCGGCGTGCTTCCCCAAGGCGGGGACGGTGCCTGGGCCTTTGTCTTCGGCGGGCCTCGAGAGCGCCCAGGCCCGGTGGCCCGGCACATCGGCCGAGGAACTCGAGCAGGGGCGTCAGCTCTTCTTGAACCACTGCAACTCCTGTCACTCCTATCCGGATCGCACCGCGTACAGCGAGGCGGAGTGGCCAGGACTGGCCCGGCGGATGGGAAAGAAGGCGGATCTAAAGGAAGCGGAGAGCGAGCTCGTGCTCCGCTTCATCCTGGCGAACCGCTCCGAGCCGGCCGCTGCTCCGGAAGCCCCGGCCGCCCGCTGA
- a CDS encoding sensor histidine kinase has product MKPAVVEPGATEQLEERVARLFSQHQQEVWRRVDRLFAWLMGAQWLAALVLAAVFSPYGWAGKARAADSHIWVAVVLGGVLSAVTIVQVWRRPGTSLTRHTVAICQVLWSALLIHLTGGRIETHFHTLGSLTFLAFYREWPVLLTASGVVVLDHWVRGMLWPESIYGTPSPEWWRLLEHAVWLVFLDLVLLRSIREAVREMREMAERRAVAELASEREHQKTAELNRALTELKGAQEHLIRVEKLAAVGQLAAGVGHELRNPLAAVRNAHAYLCKRLARPEPLANDARVPQFLALMDRELNSCARIISDLLDFARERPVSLQPCPLRPLVEEAVGVVPAREQVRVLNQVPEALPVPLLDRDQFRQVLINLVQNAVEAIPAGRPGEVVVRADGGGAEPLRVRVVDDGGGIPPDVLPRIFEPLFTTKKEGTGLGLAIVATRVQRHGGTLQVSSEQGRGSEFVIQLPPAQARAA; this is encoded by the coding sequence ATGAAGCCGGCGGTGGTGGAGCCCGGCGCGACGGAGCAGCTCGAGGAGCGCGTCGCCCGGCTCTTCTCTCAGCACCAGCAGGAAGTGTGGCGGAGGGTGGATCGGCTCTTCGCCTGGCTGATGGGCGCGCAGTGGCTGGCGGCCCTCGTCCTCGCGGCCGTGTTCTCGCCGTACGGCTGGGCAGGCAAGGCGCGGGCGGCTGACTCGCACATCTGGGTGGCGGTGGTGCTCGGCGGGGTGCTGAGCGCAGTCACCATTGTCCAGGTGTGGCGGCGGCCCGGTACTTCGCTCACCCGGCACACGGTGGCCATCTGCCAGGTGCTCTGGTCCGCGCTGCTCATCCACCTGACGGGCGGGCGCATCGAGACGCACTTCCACACGCTGGGCTCGCTGACGTTCCTGGCCTTCTACCGGGAGTGGCCGGTGCTGCTCACCGCGAGCGGCGTGGTGGTGTTGGACCACTGGGTGCGGGGCATGCTGTGGCCGGAGTCCATCTACGGCACGCCGAGCCCGGAGTGGTGGCGGCTGCTGGAACACGCGGTGTGGCTGGTGTTCCTGGACCTGGTGCTGCTGCGCTCCATCCGCGAGGCGGTGCGCGAGATGCGGGAGATGGCCGAGCGCCGCGCGGTGGCGGAGCTGGCCTCCGAGCGCGAGCACCAGAAGACGGCGGAGCTGAACCGGGCGCTGACGGAGCTGAAGGGTGCCCAGGAGCACCTCATCCGGGTGGAGAAGCTGGCGGCGGTGGGCCAGCTGGCCGCCGGGGTGGGCCATGAGCTGCGCAACCCGCTGGCCGCCGTGCGCAACGCGCATGCGTACCTCTGCAAGCGCCTGGCACGGCCGGAGCCGCTGGCGAACGACGCGCGCGTGCCCCAGTTCCTGGCGTTGATGGACCGGGAGCTGAACAGCTGCGCGCGCATCATCTCGGACCTGTTGGACTTCGCGCGCGAGCGCCCGGTGAGCCTCCAGCCCTGTCCGCTGCGGCCGCTGGTGGAGGAGGCGGTGGGGGTGGTGCCCGCGCGCGAGCAGGTGCGGGTGCTCAACCAGGTGCCCGAGGCGCTGCCCGTGCCGCTGTTGGACCGAGATCAGTTCCGGCAGGTGCTCATCAACCTGGTGCAGAACGCGGTGGAGGCCATTCCCGCGGGGCGCCCGGGCGAGGTGGTGGTGCGGGCCGACGGCGGCGGCGCCGAGCCGCTGCGCGTGCGCGTGGTGGATGATGGCGGCGGGATTCCGCCGGACGTGCTGCCGCGCATCTTCGAGCCGCTGTTCACCACCAAGAAGGAGGGCACGGGGCTGGGGCTGGCCATCGTCGCCACGCGGGTGCAGCGCCACGGCGGCACGCTCCAGGTGTCGAGCGAGCAGGGCCGGGGCAGTGAGTTCGTCATCCAGTTGCCGCCGGCCCAGGCGCGAGCGGCCTAG
- a CDS encoding response regulator translates to MNERLTVLVVDDEHPVLITAAAVLSEDFRVLTAPDATEALRLMERNSVDVLCTDFNMPGRNGIQLLREAMARQPHMSGVLVTGHAEYLEKRDKYEMQGLYYLLIKPYEPQRLIEIVQRAAESARLKRVMSSLTTELGAWKRVM, encoded by the coding sequence ATGAACGAGAGGCTCACGGTCCTGGTGGTTGATGATGAGCACCCGGTGCTCATCACCGCGGCGGCGGTCCTGTCCGAGGACTTCCGCGTGTTGACGGCGCCGGATGCGACCGAGGCGCTTCGGCTGATGGAGCGCAACAGCGTGGACGTGCTGTGCACGGACTTCAACATGCCGGGTCGCAACGGAATCCAGCTGTTGCGCGAGGCGATGGCGCGCCAGCCGCACATGTCCGGGGTGCTCGTCACCGGCCATGCCGAGTACCTGGAGAAGCGAGACAAGTACGAGATGCAGGGGCTCTACTACCTGCTCATCAAGCCGTACGAGCCGCAGCGCCTGATTGAGATTGTGCAGCGCGCGGCGGAGTCCGCGCGGCTCAAGCGGGTGATGAGCTCGCTGACGACAGAGCTTGGGGCCTGGAAACGGGTGATGTGA
- a CDS encoding SPFH domain-containing protein — protein sequence MNWQNVKEKLSAVIKQSVFGVRAVAGAGVSQVRWLIFTSRGRRIATGLTVTGLVAMAVSTRPVTLIEPGQVGIRMNLLTGNSQELREGWALLVPHVHRLHLYSLKDQVFQPSRSTQAEGAAPFQSAEGLSIGIEVTIRYALEPSRVASLAASMPEDVGREIVEPVIDGVLRRHFAQHTVREIFSTQRREIQKALTDEIGPLLAADGVLLRSITLGNVDLPQRYRQGLESLLAEELSAEKMRYTLELKEKQIKESALSAEAEKVRREKAAEAAASEEIIAAKAKAEAMRHVLPFKEKEIEQRRLEAEASKVSRLTQASAEAEARRIEAAGEADARRKLAESDAYRVEVTGKAASEQLARDASLISKNPLLIQKTLADKLSDKIQVIIAPPQVGGFFASGLLGQQPPAPSYANAPAASASHSGGPSESESGSENSQSEY from the coding sequence ATGAACTGGCAGAACGTCAAAGAGAAGCTGAGTGCAGTCATCAAGCAGAGCGTCTTCGGAGTCCGCGCCGTCGCGGGCGCAGGAGTCAGTCAGGTCCGCTGGCTCATCTTCACCTCGCGCGGCCGCCGCATCGCCACCGGGCTGACGGTGACCGGCCTCGTGGCCATGGCCGTCTCCACCCGCCCCGTCACCCTCATCGAGCCCGGTCAGGTGGGCATCCGGATGAACCTGCTCACCGGCAACAGCCAGGAGCTGCGCGAGGGCTGGGCCCTGCTCGTGCCCCACGTCCACCGGCTCCACCTCTATAGCTTGAAGGACCAGGTCTTCCAGCCCAGCCGCAGCACCCAGGCCGAGGGCGCCGCCCCCTTCCAGTCCGCGGAGGGCCTGTCCATCGGCATCGAAGTGACCATCCGCTACGCGCTCGAGCCGTCTCGCGTTGCCTCCCTGGCCGCCTCCATGCCGGAGGATGTGGGCCGGGAGATCGTCGAGCCCGTCATCGACGGCGTGCTCCGCCGCCACTTCGCCCAGCACACAGTTCGGGAGATCTTCTCCACCCAGCGCAGGGAGATCCAAAAGGCCCTCACCGATGAGATTGGCCCCCTGCTGGCCGCCGATGGCGTCCTCCTGCGCTCGATCACCCTGGGCAACGTCGACCTGCCCCAGCGGTACCGCCAGGGCCTGGAGTCACTGCTCGCCGAGGAGCTGAGCGCCGAGAAGATGCGCTACACGCTGGAGCTCAAGGAGAAGCAAATCAAGGAGTCGGCCCTCAGCGCCGAGGCTGAGAAGGTCCGCCGAGAGAAGGCCGCCGAGGCCGCCGCCAGCGAGGAGATCATCGCCGCCAAGGCCAAGGCCGAGGCCATGCGCCACGTCCTCCCCTTCAAGGAGAAGGAGATCGAACAGCGCCGCCTGGAGGCCGAGGCCTCCAAGGTCAGCCGCCTCACCCAAGCCAGCGCCGAGGCCGAGGCTCGCCGCATCGAGGCCGCAGGAGAAGCCGACGCCCGCCGCAAGCTCGCCGAGTCCGATGCCTACCGCGTCGAGGTGACGGGCAAGGCCGCCTCCGAGCAGCTCGCCCGCGACGCCAGCCTCATCAGCAAGAACCCCCTCCTCATCCAGAAGACCCTCGCTGACAAGCTGTCCGACAAGATCCAGGTCATCATCGCCCCGCCTCAGGTGGGAGGGTTCTTCGCCAGCGGCCTCCTCGGCCAGCAACCCCCCGCGCCCTCGTACGCGAACGCCCCCGCCGCGTCGGCGTCGCACTCGGGAGGCCCGTCAGAGTCCGAGTCCGGCTCCGAGAACTCCCAGAGCGAGTACTGA